The following are encoded in a window of Penicillium oxalicum strain HP7-1 chromosome II, whole genome shotgun sequence genomic DNA:
- a CDS encoding DNA repair protein has product MPASDPGDELVDDEFIVDIDGIQAHGIGAADITKLKANGYYTVASVHGATRRTLLKIKGFSEIKVEKIKEAIQKCLPSATGFVTAMELHHQRKKVVRISTGSKQFDSILGGGFQSMSISEVFGEFRCGKTQLSHTMSVIAQLPRSLGGADGKVAYIDTEGTFRPERIAQIAERFSLDPDTAQENIAYARALNSEHQLELLNTLSREFADEFNVCVLMTNQVQSDPGVSALFAGADGRKPVGGHVLAHASTTRVLLRKGRGDERVAKIQDSPDCPEREATYVITNGGINDPDKVFAGYIFSKRTQPIMKKVTVEVAGYTTLPLQLPSTSTFPTPATHYLYVRPHEPRIPDPDSARSLFIVNAPIDTTEIHLRHLFGTQLSAGRVQKVTFEDVPVKKAGIATATESNLSHRSNKKRKRVTADDLQGALDDISPPSTWDRTLHKSGTHAIVLFADKPSMEASLKAVAKASRKGTPLIWGDGIPSNKAPPALGLPRYLAHEQLRYPDRAELLRTVNDFMTTFEQVAEARKREEAKKAGEPDEDGFVTVTSGPKLNSVAREEEMKELVAKQKKKEEGLEDFYRFQSREKRKEKQQMLLRRFNEDRRKLQDLKMRRGKIRVSSFFLRG; this is encoded by the exons ATGCCTGCCTCAGACCCCGGTGATGAACTGGTTGATGAT GAATTCATCGTGGATATTGACGGTATCCAAGCCCACGGTATCGGAGCTGCGGATATCACCAAGCTCAAAGCAAATGGATACTATACCGTAGCA TCAGTTCATGGTGCGACTCGACGGACGCTTCTCAAAATCAAAGGATTCAGTGAAATCAAAGTTGAAAAGATCAAAGAAGCTATCCAAAAGTGTTTG CCATCTGCCACAGGGTTTGTGACTGCAATGGAACTCCATCATCAGCGCAAAAAAGTCGTCCGTATCTCGACTGGGAGCAAGCAGTTCGATTCGATTCTTGGCGG TGGCTTTCAGAGCATGAGCATCAGCGAAGTCTTTGGCGAATTCCGATGTGGTAAAACCCAACTTTCGCATACCATGTCCGTCATCGCCCAGCTGCCACGCTCGCTTGGCGGTGCCGATGGCAAAGTCGCCTATATCGACACGGAGGGAACATTTCGACCTGAGCGGATCGCGCAGATTGCCGAGCGTTTCAGTCTGGATCCGGATACAGCGCAGGAGAATATTGCTTACGCGCGGGCGCTCAATTCCGAGCACCAGTTGGAGCTCTTGAACACTTTGAGTCGAGAGTTTGCGGATG AGTTCAATGTGTGCGTCTTGATG ACAAATCAAGTACAGAGTGATCCCGGTGTGAGCGCACTTTTCGCGGGCGCCGATGGTCGTAAACCTGTTGGTGGCCATGTTCTCGCTCATGCATCGACCACACGTGTCCTGCTTCGCAAGGGCCGGGGTGATGAGCGAGTGGCGAAAATTCAAGACTCCCCAG ATTGCCCCGAGCGTGAGGCGACATATGTCATTACCAATGGCGGAATCAACGATCCTGACAAGGT GTTCGCAGGGTATATCTTTTCAAAACGGACACAGCCCATCATGAAGAAAGTGACCGTGGAAGTGGCCGGGTATACGACCCTACCGCTTCAACTCCCATCTACATCCACATTCCCAACACCAGCAACTCACTACCTCTATGTCCGTCCACATGAGCCTCGCATTCCCGACCCCGACTCCGCACGCTCATTGTTCATCGTCAATGCACCCATCGACACCACAGAAATTCACCTGCGCCACCTCTTCGGTACCCAACTCTCCGCCGGTCGCGTCCAAAAGGTCACTTTTGAAGATGTCCCCGTCAAAAAAGCCGGTATCGCAACCGCCACCGAATCCAACCTCTCGCACCGATCCaacaagaagcgcaagcgcgtCACAGCCGATGATCTCCAAGGCGCCCTAGACGACatttcccctccctcgacCTGGGATCGCACCCTGCACAAAAGCGGCACCCACGCCATTGTGCTCTTCGCCGATAAACCCAGCATGGAAGCCAGTCTCAAAGCTGTGGCCAAGGCCTCCCGCAAAGGAACACCTCTGATCTGGGGAGACGGGATCCCATCGAACAAGGCCCCTCCCGCGCTCGGCTTACCGCGATATCTCGCCCACGAACAACTTCGGTATCCGGACCGTGCGGAGCTCCTGCGCACAGTCAACGACTTTATGACTACCTTTGAGCAGGTGGCCGAGGCGCGCAAGCGGGAGgaggcgaagaaggccgGTGAACCGGATGAGGATGGCTTCGTTACTGTAACCAGTGGACCGAAGTTGAATTCTGTGgcgagagaggaggaaatgaaggagTTGGTGgcgaagcagaagaagaaggaggaagggCTGGAGGACTTTTACCGATTCCAGAGTCgtgagaagaggaaagaaaagcagCAGATGCTGCTTCGGCGGTTCAATGAGGATCGGAGGAAGTTGCAGGATCTTAAGATGCGGAGGGGCAAGATTCGGGTAagttcttttttcctccgTGGATGA
- a CDS encoding putative RNA-binding protein — protein sequence MSFQNFDTFPNQDAAAAGGAPPQADTTMTGQPDNTGAPFQGAAGDATAASGPQQGADGKTTLWMGELEPWIDENFIRNLWFQMGEQVNVKMIRDKFSGSNAGYCFVDFASPAAAAKALSLNGTPMPNTNRVFKLNWATGGGLADRSRDDRGPEFSIFVGDLGPEVNEYVLVSLFQSRFPSCKSAKIMTDPISGMSRGYGFVRFSDENDQQRALTEMQGVYCGNRPMRISTATPKNKGPGVGAANMGGMPGPAGMYPPMGGPPMGFYGAPQPMNQFTDPNNTTVFVGGLSGYVTEDELRSFFQGFGEITYVKIPPGKGCGFVQFVQRHAAEMAINQMQGYPIGNSRVRLSWGRSQNNSGPAGSPYRPAPPPPPMYPSMGMPPAHQYGGFAPMKVSSHPGSPAPELS from the exons ATGTCTTTCCAGAACTTCGACACTTTCCCCAACCAGgacgccgccgccgccggtgGTGCTCCCCCTCAGGCTGACACCACCATGACTGGCCAGCCCGACAACACCGGTGCTCCCTTCCAGGGTGCCGCTGGTGACGCTACCGCCGCCTCCGGTCCTCAGCAGGGTGCTGATGGCAAGACCACCCTCTG gatgggtGAGCTCGAGCCCTGGATCGATGAGAACTTCATCCGCAACCTTTGGTTCCAGATGGGTGAGCAGGTCAACGTCAAGATGATCCGTGACAAGTTCTCTGG GAGCAACGCCGGATACTGCTTTGTCGACTTCGCTTCCCCCGCCGCTGCTGCCAAGGCCCTGTCCTTGAACGGCACCCCTATGCCCAACACCAACCGCGTCTTCAAGCTGAACTGGGCTACTGGTGGCGGCCTTGCTGACCGCAG CCGTGATGACCGCGGTCCTGAGTTCTCCATCTTCGTCGGTGATCTCGGCCCCGAGGTCAACGAATATGTCCTGGTTTCCTTGTTCCAGAGCCGCTTCCCCTCGTGCAAATCCGCTAAGATCATGACCGATCCTATCTCCGGCATGTCTCGTGGCTATGGCTTTGTTCGCTTCTCTGACGAGAATGACCAGCAGCGCGCTCTTACCGAGATGCAGGGTGTCTACTGCGGCAACCGCCCCATGCGCATCTCCACCGCCACCCCCAAGAACAAGGGCCCCGGCGTTGGTGCTGCCAACATGGGTGGCATGCCCGGCCCCGCTGGCATGTACCCCCCCATGGGTGGTCCTCCCATGGGCTTCTACGGCGCTCCTCAGCCCATGAACCAGTTCACTGACCCCAACAACACCACCGTCTTCGTCGGTGGTCTGTCTGGCTACGtgaccgaggatgagcttCGCTCCTTCTTCCAGGGCTTCGGAGAAATCACCTATGTCAAGATCCCTCCTGGCAAGGGCTGCGGTTTCGTTCAGTTTGTCCAGCGCCACGCCGCCGAGATGGCCATCAACCAGATGCAGGGCTACCCCATCGGTAACTCTCGCGTTCGTCTGAGCTGGGGCCGTTCCCAGAACAACTCCGGCCCTGCTGGCAGCCCCTATCGCCcggctccccctccccctcccatgTACCCCTCCATGGGCATGCCCCCGGCCCATCAGTATGGCGGGTTTGCCCCAATGAAGGTTAGCAGTCACCCCGGCAGCCCGGCCCCCGAACTCTCCTAA
- a CDS encoding Transcriptional activator somA: MNQMNLGMNPGVGGPVGGVPMMNNGSTAPRNDGGMNMNNPEMMINNLNTYIYDYFLKRGYHDCARALVQDESIKINTDSGTKTSPGSRGDMNGIDGDSMMTDGKDGEKIKIPDDLPRPQLPNESLQSSFLLDWFSIFWDFFWAQRKRGNSNDVRQYLQHTQNLMRMREQQHNQMMRQQPMMPGQVPLGVRRSANGMVPPNLQKAALNNGLSQQQLAQFQKNQQQQMQMMQQMQREQSEMDMNGNRPQSPASADNAPSPSKRPRLEGSAVNGQQLAPNGRGQGQMQGQQNPQQLMMPNGMQRAMNPAQFPQFQQGQAAQQKSMQVYAQNLAFHHSRSALNSQGLPNGGMMNPGVMPNQADLVPMPDGQGGMYPMGPDYYNSNGQLQQVRPGMQTPGGQHGNHALQDYQMQLMLLEQQNKRRLMMARQEQDSMSRADGQPPMPGQGLPPGTSPQGSRAGASPNPSEQMKRGTPKMPQTGLPGSPSAGDMSQNRGSPGSMNLNGGQMPPEMAGAGFFPGPGGQMRPPSSNPAFTGAQMGQPIPANVNRMPGGQWQPGQPMPQHSPATQPQAGTPQDRNNMPPPQAPPAGANAGRAQPPSPQTTGNAPPTPQQSTKAAPKGKKDGAKETTRKRPNKKNAAAAATAATPSTEANEPTPTPSTPVTPHPPPNSFPKGGPNATAGAAPQQSAAPAPPMVQPTQDPNQQTFNDLTIPDASAFNLDFSALDNPDILESFDFDTFLNTDGDATGFGFDPSMGYSADGVETGAGDTL; the protein is encoded by the exons ATGAATCAGATGAATCTTGGGATGAATCCTGGGGTCGGAGGGCCAGTGGGCGGTGTTCCCATGATGAACAATGGTTCTACAGCTCCTCGGAATGACGGCGGCATGAACATGAACAATCCTGAAATGATGATCAACAACCTCAACACCTATATCTACGACTACTTCCTTAAGCGTGGCTACCACGACTGCGCGCGCGCCCTGGTACAAGATGAATCTATCAAGATCAACACGGACAGCGGCACGAAGACTAGCCCTGGCAGTCGGGGCGACATGAATGGCATCGATGGCGATTCCATGATGACTGATGGGAAGGACggtgagaagatcaagatccCCGATGACCTCCCTCGCCCCCAGTTGCCCAACGAGAGTCTTCAGTCCTCTTTCTTGCTTGATTGGTTTAGCATCTTCTGGGACTTCTTTTGGGCTCAGCGCAAGCGAGGTAACAGCAACGATGTTCGACAGTACCTCCAGCACACTCAG AACTTGATGCGTATGCGCGAGCAACAGCACAACCAGATGATGCGTCAACAGCCCATGATGCCCGGTCAAGTTCCCCTTGGCGTTCGCCGCAGTGCTAATGGCATGGTTCCTCCTAACCTGCAAAAGGCGGCTTTAAACAACGGCCT GTCTCAACAACAACTCGCGCAGTTCCAGAAgaaccagcagcagcaaatGCAGATGATGCAACAGATGCAACGGGAGCAGTCTGAAATGGACATGAACGGAAACCGACCCCAGTCGCCTGCATCCGCTGACAATGCCCCCTCGCCGTCGAAGCGCCCACGTCTCGAGGGCAGTGCGGTGAACGGTCAACAATTGGCTCCTAACGGACGAGGACAGGGACAGATGCAGGGCCAGCAAAACCCTCAGCAGTTGATGATGCCGAATGGGATGCAAAGAGCCATGAACCCGGCACAGTTCCCACAGTTCCAGCAAGGACAAGCTGCGCAACAAAAATCCATGCAGGTATATGCTCAAAACTTGGCTTTTCATCACTCTCGCTCAGCACTGAATTCCCAGGGTCTTCCGAATGGTGGTATGATGAATCCCGGTGTGATGCCCAACCAGGCGGACCTGGTGCCGATGCCGGACGGGCAAGGTGGTATGTACCCGATGGGTCCAGATTACTACAACTCAAACGGTCAGCTCCAACAGGTCCGCCCAGGTATGCAAACACCTGGCGGTCAGCACGGCAACCATGCTCTCCAGGACTATCAGATGCAACTTATGCTGCTTGAACAGCAAAATAAGCGCCGCCTGATGATGGCTCGACAAGAGCAGGATAGCATGTCCCGTGCTGACGGCCAGCCCCCAATGCCCGGTCAGGGATTGCCTCCGGGCACATCCCCTCAGGGCAGCAGGGCGGGTGCGTCCCCGAACCCCAGCGAACAAATGAAACGAGGCACGCCCAAGATGCCTCAGACCGGTCTGCCGGGATCTCCGAGCGCCGGTGACATGAGCCAAAACCGCGGGTCTCCCGGCTCCATGAACCTCAATGGCGGTCAAATGCCGCCCGAGATGGCTGGTGCCGGGTTCTTCCCTGGACCCGGTGGGCAGATGCGTCCTCCTAGTTCCAACCCGGCTTTCACCGGGGCGCAGATGGGCCAGCCGATCCCCGCCAATGTCAATCGAATGCCCGGTGGACAGTGGCAGCCTGGACAACCCATGCCTCAGCACTCGCCAGCAACTCAGCCCCAGGCTGGCACTCCCCAGGATCGCAACAACATGCCTCCGCCTCAGGCGCCACCGGCTGGCGCCAACGCAGGCCGCGCccagcctccttctcctcagaCCACCGGCAACGCGCCACCCACCCCTCAGCAGTCCACCAAGGCTGCTCCCAAAGGCAAGAAGGACGGTGCAAAGGAGACCACTCGCAAG CGTCCTAACAAGAAGAACGCTGCCGCTGCGGCTACTGCTGCAACCCCGTCGACTGAGGCCAATGAGCCTACTCCGACGCCGTCCACTCCTGTCACACcccatcctcctcccaaCTCGTTCCCCAAGGGCGGACCCAATGCCACTGCAGGCGCTGCTCCTCAGCAGTCTGCGGCTCCAGCACCCCCGATGGTTCAACCCACCCAAGACCCGAACCAGCAAACTTTCAACGACCTTACTATTCCAGAT GCCTCTGCTTTCAATCTTGACTTTAGTGCTCTGGATAATCCCGATATTCTGGAGAGCTTTGACTTTGATACATTCCTCAACACCGATGGAGACGCGACTGGCTTTGGCTTTGATCCAAGCATGGGCTACTCCGCCGATGGTGTTGAGACCGGGGCTGGTGACACCCTGTGA
- a CDS encoding Transport protein particle subunit bet3, which translates to MSSSKASRIGEETRIDKVNAELVTLTYGTIVAQLCQDYDSDYQEVNKQLDKMGYNIGMRLIEDFLAKSGVGRCANFRETADMIAKVGFKIFLNVAPTVTNWTSDNNQFSLIFDENPLADFVELPDDGRAQDELWFSNILCGVLRGALEMVQMQIEAHFVSDILRGDDTTEMRVSLVRYIEDEMPPEEE; encoded by the exons ATGTCATCATCCAAAGCCTCCAGAATAGGAGAAGA AACGAGAATCGATAAAGTCAACGCTGAATTGGTCACATTAACGTACGGCACGATCGTCGCGCAATTATGTCAAGACTACGATAGTGACTACCAGGAGGTCAACAAACAATTGGACAAGATGGGCTATAACATCGGCATGCGATTAATTGAGGACTTTCTGGCCAAATCTGGGGTAGGGCGATGTGCCAATTTCCGAGAGACAGCTGATATGATTGCCAAG GTTggcttcaagatcttcttAAACGTCGCCCCTACGGTCACCAATTGGACCAGTGACAACAATCAGTTCTCCctcatctttgatgaaaATCCGCTGGCCGACTTTGTTGAGTTACCCGACGATGGGCGGGCTCAAGACGAGCTTTGGTTCTCGAATATCCTCTGTGGTGTACTTCGGGGCGCACTCGAAATG GTTCAAATGCAGATTGAGGCGCACTTTGTCAGTGACATACTTCGAGGTGACGATACAACAGAAATGCGAGTATCCTTGGTTCGATACATCGAAGATGAGATGCCGCCGGAGGAAGAGTAA
- a CDS encoding U5 small nuclear ribonucleoprotein 40 kDa protein — MSGEKRPAPEGFAHSSQLVVKRKKSDADLHPGNAVVKSSSQNGALIQSIPRTSGLEAPIIELTGHSGEVFTVRFDPTAQHIASGSMDRSILLWNTYGQCDNYGQLSGHKGAVLDLQWARDSRALFSASADMTLGSWDVETGTRVRRHMGHEEIINCLDISKRGQELLVSGSDDGCIGIWDPRQKDALEYLETELPITAVALSEAGNEIYSGGIDNTIHVWDLRKKAIVYSMAGHTDTITSLEISPDSQSLLSNSHDSTVRTWDIRPFAPTNRMIRTFDGAPVGIEKNLIRASWDPKGGKIAAGSGDRSVVVWDANSGKLLYKLPGHKGTVNDVRFSPNEEPIIVSCSSDRNLMLGELGK, encoded by the exons ATGTCAGGAGAAAAACGTCCCGCTCCGGAGGGCTTTGCGCACTCGAGCCAGCTTGTCGTCAAGCGAAAGAAGTCCGATGCCGACCTTCACCCCGGGAACGCGGTCGTAAAGAGCTCGTCGCAAAATGGCGCACTCATTCAATCG ATTCCTCGAACGAGTGGACTTGAGGCGCCGATTATAGAACTAACAG GGCATTCTGGTGAAGTTTTCACTGTACGATTCGATCCGACAGCTCAGCATATTGCGTCCGGCTCCATGGACCGATCTATTT TACTTTGGAACACATACGGACAATGCGACAACTACGGTCAACTGTCAGGCCACAAAGGAGCTGTTCTCGATCTCCAATGGGCCCGCGATTCCCGAGCACTtttctccgcctccgccgaTATGACCTTGGGGAGTTGGGATGTGGAAACTGGAACCCGTGTTCGCCGCCACATGGGTCATGAAGAGATCATCAATTGCTTAGACATCAGCAAGCGTGGTCAAGAACTACTCGTCAGTGGTAGCGATGATGGTTGCATTGGAATTTGGGACCCGCGACAAAAGGACGCACTGGAATACCTTGAGACCGAGTTGCCTATTACCGCAGTTGCGTTGTCCGAGGCCGGCAACGAAATTTACAGTGGCGGCATTGACAACACCATTCACGTTTGGGATTTGCGCAAGAAAGCAATTGTATACTCCATGGCTGGACACACCGACACCATTACCTCCCTCGAAATCTCGCCAGACTCCCAATCTCTCTTATCTAATTCTCACGACTCTACGGTGCGAACATGGGATATCCGTCCTTTCGCACCTACGAACCGCATGATTAGGACGTTCGACGGTGCTCCTGTTGGTATTGAGAAGAATTTGATCCGCGCCAGCTGGGATCCTAAAGGCGGGAAGATCGCCGCGGGCAGTGGTGACCGGAGTGTGGTGGTTTGGGATGCCAACTCGGGCAAGTTGCTATACAAATTGCCTGGTCACAAGGGCACAGTCAACGATGTTCGCTTCTCGCCCAACGAAGAGCCGATCA TTGTGTCATGTTCCTCTGATCGGAACCTCATGCTGGGCGAATTGGGGAAATGA
- a CDS encoding Protein mmf1: MSANMSAITAKDACPPAGPYSQAIRANGQIFVSGQIPADSTGTLVQGNIGELTQACCNNIDAILKAAGSEVSKIVKVNVFLTDMANFAEMNATYEKFFVHKPARSCVAVHQLPKGVPVEIECIALE, from the exons ATGTCTGCCAACATGTCCGCCATTACTGCCAAGGATGCCTGCCCTC CTGCCGGCCCCTAC TCCCAGGCTATCCGCGCCAACGGCCAGATCTTCGTCTCCGGCCAAATTCCCGCCGACTCCACCGGCACCCTGGTCCAGGGTAACATTGGCGAGCTCACCCAGGCTTGCTGCAACAACATCGATGCCATCCTCAAGGCCGCCGGTTCTGAAGTGTCCAAGATTGTCAAGGTCAATGTCTTTTTGACGGATATGGCCAACTTTGCCGAGATGAATGCGACCTATGAGAAGTTCTTTGTGCACAAGCCTGCTCGTAGCTGTGTTGCGGTGCACCAGCTGCCCAAGGGCGTGCCGGTTGAGATTGAGTGTATTGCGTTGGAGTAA